Proteins from a genomic interval of Stenotrophomonas sp. WZN-1:
- the ubiA gene encoding 4-hydroxybenzoate octaprenyltransferase codes for MADTPLTSPQSPATPRWRHYWSLMRADRPIGTLLLLWPTWWALWLAAGGLPPLWTLFVFTAGVWLTRSAGCVINDYADRWLDPHVERTKARPLATGAISGRAALVLFAVLMLVAFGLVLTMNGLTIGLSFIGVFLAASYPYLKRYTHLPQVYLGMSFGWGIPMAFAAVQGEVPMLGWLLYAGNILWSTAYDTWYAMVDREDDLKMGSHSTAILFGDLDLVIQGVLYALFLATMALVGVRGGLGGYYLAGVAVATALVVYEFWICRHRERGPCFKAFLHNNWVGAALFAGIAVDLALR; via the coding sequence ATGGCTGATACCCCCCTCACTTCGCCGCAGTCGCCGGCGACGCCGCGTTGGCGGCATTACTGGAGTCTGATGCGCGCTGATCGCCCGATCGGCACGCTGCTGCTGCTGTGGCCCACCTGGTGGGCGTTGTGGCTGGCCGCGGGCGGCCTGCCGCCGCTGTGGACGCTGTTCGTGTTCACCGCCGGCGTGTGGCTGACCCGCTCGGCCGGTTGCGTCATCAACGACTACGCCGACCGCTGGCTTGACCCGCATGTGGAGCGCACCAAGGCGCGTCCGCTGGCCACCGGTGCGATCAGTGGCCGCGCTGCGCTGGTGTTGTTCGCGGTGTTGATGCTGGTGGCATTCGGCCTGGTGCTGACCATGAACGGGCTGACCATCGGCCTGAGCTTCATCGGCGTGTTCCTGGCCGCCAGCTACCCCTACCTGAAGCGCTACACCCATCTGCCGCAGGTTTACCTGGGCATGTCGTTCGGTTGGGGCATCCCGATGGCGTTCGCCGCCGTGCAGGGCGAGGTGCCGATGCTGGGCTGGCTGCTGTATGCCGGCAACATCCTGTGGTCCACCGCTTACGATACCTGGTATGCCATGGTCGACCGCGAGGACGACCTGAAGATGGGCTCGCACTCCACCGCGATCCTGTTCGGTGATCTCGACCTGGTCATCCAGGGCGTGCTGTACGCGCTGTTCCTGGCCACGATGGCGCTGGTCGGCGTGCGCGGCGGGCTGGGCGGGTACTACCTGGCCGGCGTGGCCGTGGCTACCGCGCTGGTGGTGTACGAGTTCTGGATCTGCCGCCACCGCGAACGCGGCCCGTGCTTCAAGGCGTTCCTGCACAACAACTGGGTGGGCGCTGCGCTGTTTGCCGGCATCGCCGTGGACCTGGCGCTGCGCTGA
- a CDS encoding YiiX/YebB-like N1pC/P60 family cysteine hydrolase, with protein MRRLLLMIGLLLPALWPAVAMAVDVHEGDLLFVTAGRSGLSAAIDDATGKQGVPSFDHVALVAPAPKGWDVLHADEKGSRRQSLVEFRQDARAKQRQIVVYRLRAPQQAAIKDAVATARTMLGKPYNTSYVLNEDSYYCSDFIERAFRAHHVFALQPMNFRNPQTGQIAQHWVDLYRGMGMEVPQDQPGTNPNDMSAAPVLQRIGVLE; from the coding sequence ATGCGTCGCCTCCTGCTCATGATCGGCCTGCTGCTGCCCGCCCTGTGGCCAGCGGTGGCGATGGCCGTCGATGTCCACGAAGGCGACCTGCTGTTCGTCACCGCCGGCCGCAGCGGCCTCAGTGCCGCCATCGACGATGCCACAGGCAAGCAGGGCGTACCCAGCTTCGATCACGTGGCCCTGGTCGCCCCGGCACCAAAGGGCTGGGACGTGCTGCATGCGGACGAGAAGGGATCGCGCCGGCAATCACTGGTCGAGTTCCGCCAGGACGCCCGGGCCAAGCAGCGGCAGATCGTGGTCTATCGCCTGCGCGCACCGCAGCAGGCGGCGATCAAGGACGCGGTTGCCACCGCGCGCACGATGCTCGGCAAGCCCTACAACACGTCGTATGTGTTGAACGAAGACAGCTACTACTGCTCGGACTTCATCGAGCGTGCGTTCCGTGCGCACCACGTGTTCGCGTTGCAGCCGATGAACTTCCGCAACCCGCAGACCGGGCAGATCGCCCAGCACTGGGTGGATCTGTACCGCGGCATGGGCATGGAGGTGCCACAGGACCAGCCCGGCACCAATCCGAACGACATGTCGGCGGCGCCGGTGCTGCAGCGTATAGGCGTGCTGGAATAA
- a CDS encoding AraC family transcriptional regulator, protein MSAAGKALWYIETHADQPLALADIAAAAGLSPFHLSRLFQARTGTSVVRYLRGRRLTAAAQRLANGAGDILQVALGAGYTTHAAFTRAFSEQFGQTPERVREQGADGLALVQAIRVDEAPAPCGEAPRLLDTPAFQVAGIGMRHTRDSGGAIPGQWAQLNREWPTPAPISFGVCCNSDDDGGFDYVAALPASALSTVPAHWQRIDVPARRYLVAWHGGHISTIRSTWFWLLDHYLPGSGLSLADAPDLERYDTRFDEHTGNGGVEIWLPVDERPR, encoded by the coding sequence ATGAGCGCGGCAGGCAAGGCGTTGTGGTACATCGAAACCCATGCGGACCAGCCATTGGCACTGGCCGATATTGCCGCCGCAGCGGGGCTTTCGCCGTTCCATCTGTCACGCCTGTTCCAGGCCCGCACCGGCACCTCGGTGGTGCGCTACCTGCGGGGACGGCGCCTGACCGCTGCCGCGCAGCGGCTGGCCAACGGGGCGGGCGACATCCTGCAGGTGGCACTGGGCGCGGGCTACACCACCCATGCCGCGTTCACCCGTGCCTTCAGCGAACAGTTCGGGCAGACGCCGGAGCGCGTACGCGAACAGGGCGCCGATGGACTGGCGCTGGTGCAGGCGATCCGCGTGGATGAAGCACCGGCGCCCTGCGGTGAAGCGCCGCGACTGCTCGACACGCCCGCTTTCCAGGTCGCGGGCATCGGCATGCGACACACCCGTGACAGTGGCGGCGCGATTCCCGGCCAGTGGGCGCAGCTCAACCGCGAATGGCCGACGCCGGCACCGATCAGTTTCGGCGTGTGCTGCAACAGCGATGATGACGGCGGCTTCGACTACGTCGCTGCGCTGCCCGCCAGCGCGCTGTCCACCGTGCCCGCGCATTGGCAGCGGATCGACGTGCCGGCGCGCCGCTATCTGGTGGCCTGGCACGGCGGCCATATCTCGACCATCCGCTCGACCTGGTTCTGGCTGCTGGACCACTACCTGCCCGGCTCCGGCCTCAGCCTGGCCGATGCACCAGACCTGGAACGCTACGACACGCGCTTCGATGAGCACACCGGCAACGGCGGCGTGGAGATCTGGCTGCCGGTGGACGAACGCCCACGCTGA
- a CDS encoding helix-turn-helix transcriptional regulator, translated as MLPARRQPALDVAARFINTARMTPPDLLQLAAGAAILGLAALSTGVSFGRARHGSHLLTIFFACFAAANLFGLVLLGGQAWLSADAVRWLRAIEVPLVYLLGPLLYGHARALLSPAPGHTSLLPLAHLLPAMLAFVISLLNAVAPFDVSPLGKALFQLSFHGWLLQGAPYLLATLWLSLRTSSAPRGTAIQRSGLRGLAIVMTGCWLASAMNRWPPDAAPLLASIGLSLLTTAGMYLLACCVVRQQLRAPVSAAAPGAGNLIPAPIEDVAVARYERSGIDAAQCAAIASALTALMQDERLHEAPGLDLQGLSQHSGWSPNQVSQALNQGLGQSFSEFVTGFRITAAKSFLSDPADPRSVLDIGLAAGFGSKSTFNSAFKRATGQTPSEYRRSRATSG; from the coding sequence GTGTTGCCTGCACGCCGCCAGCCCGCGCTGGACGTTGCCGCGCGCTTCATCAACACTGCGCGCATGACGCCACCGGATCTGCTGCAGCTGGCGGCAGGCGCTGCGATTCTGGGCCTGGCCGCCTTGTCCACCGGAGTGAGCTTCGGCCGCGCTCGGCATGGCAGCCACCTGCTCACCATCTTCTTCGCCTGTTTCGCCGCCGCCAATCTGTTCGGACTGGTGCTGTTGGGTGGCCAGGCCTGGCTGTCGGCCGACGCGGTGCGCTGGCTGCGGGCCATCGAGGTGCCGCTGGTCTATCTGCTCGGTCCGCTGCTGTATGGCCATGCGCGTGCGCTGCTGTCGCCCGCACCGGGCCACACTTCGTTGCTGCCGCTCGCGCATCTGCTGCCGGCCATGCTCGCGTTCGTCATTTCCCTGTTGAACGCCGTTGCGCCTTTCGACGTCTCGCCGCTGGGCAAGGCGCTGTTCCAGCTCAGCTTCCATGGCTGGCTGCTGCAGGGCGCGCCCTACCTGCTGGCCACGCTGTGGCTGTCGCTGCGTACGTCTTCGGCCCCGCGCGGAACCGCCATCCAACGCAGCGGGCTGCGCGGGCTGGCGATCGTGATGACAGGCTGCTGGCTTGCCAGCGCGATGAACCGGTGGCCGCCGGACGCCGCTCCGCTGCTGGCCAGCATCGGGCTCAGCCTGCTGACCACCGCCGGCATGTATCTGCTGGCCTGCTGCGTGGTGCGGCAGCAGCTGCGCGCGCCTGTGAGTGCCGCCGCACCGGGCGCGGGGAATCTCATCCCCGCGCCCATCGAGGACGTCGCCGTCGCACGCTACGAGCGCTCGGGCATCGACGCAGCGCAGTGCGCGGCCATCGCCAGCGCGCTGACCGCATTGATGCAGGACGAACGCCTGCATGAGGCCCCGGGGCTCGATCTCCAGGGCTTGAGCCAGCACAGCGGCTGGTCACCCAACCAGGTCTCGCAGGCGCTCAACCAGGGCCTGGGCCAGAGCTTCTCCGAGTTCGTGACCGGTTTCCGCATCACGGCCGCGAAGTCCTTCCTCTCCGACCCCGCCGACCCACGCAGCGTGCTGGACATCGGCCTGGCCGCCGGCTTCGGCAGCAAGTCCACCTTCAACAGCGCATTCAAGCGCGCCACCGGGCAGACGCCGAGCGAGTACCGCCGCAGCCGCGCCACCTCCGGCTGA
- a CDS encoding VOC family protein gives MRLLHLTLPVSDVATAATYFHDVLQQRVVGNHVHIGWSTIELQPAGDHPVGGVHLAFNVPDNRFSEAMTWLRERTPLQRNPAGLDYFALESSWQSQSVYFTGPDSLILELIGRRRLPASAHEGVFHGSELTCLSEVGLPSHDVDAVRERSNQRFGLQPISPASPQFAPMGDDEGLLIVVAADRRWFPEQKDLPNAQGLLLQVGDVAGTGELRDDALGWRVFST, from the coding sequence ATGCGCCTGCTTCACCTCACCCTGCCGGTGTCCGACGTCGCCACCGCCGCCACGTATTTCCACGATGTGCTGCAGCAGCGCGTGGTCGGCAACCATGTGCACATCGGCTGGAGCACGATCGAACTGCAGCCGGCGGGTGACCACCCGGTCGGTGGCGTGCACCTGGCCTTCAACGTACCGGACAACCGCTTCAGCGAGGCGATGACCTGGCTGCGTGAGCGCACGCCGCTGCAGCGCAATCCGGCGGGGCTGGATTACTTCGCGCTGGAGAGCAGCTGGCAGTCGCAGTCGGTGTACTTCACCGGCCCTGACAGCCTGATCCTGGAACTGATCGGCCGCCGCCGCCTGCCGGCCAGCGCACATGAAGGCGTGTTCCATGGCAGCGAGCTGACCTGCCTGAGCGAAGTCGGCCTGCCCAGCCACGATGTCGACGCCGTACGCGAACGGTCCAACCAACGTTTCGGCCTGCAACCGATCAGCCCGGCTTCGCCGCAGTTCGCGCCGATGGGCGACGACGAAGGCCTGCTGATCGTGGTCGCCGCCGATCGCCGCTGGTTCCCCGAGCAGAAGGACCTGCCCAATGCGCAGGGGCTGTTGCTGCAGGTGGGTGACGTCGCCGGCACCGGCGAACTCCGCGACGATGCCTTGGGCTGGCGGGTTTTCTCGACCTGA
- a CDS encoding M3 family metallopeptidase gives MRTITATMAVMLAMAPFIGAQAQSLRADDRAYFASAAAEQAARGELGKRVQALQQASALAPAQRFQQAEELQAQCLRHHSYLHLQAARNARDLRPAQALDQVMGLCSRIAHAGRAALREAPADAAWAAPYAFLRARALKEAAAPADAALDEAVEALADPALDSFARLRGQILRSAEYPQIERDGRHWDTGHDKQALAQQQERALREAGWKGYWQGLHSRREPMASVLLGLVQVNDAAARLQGDGSAPARRYQRMGLDASAVDATLQAIERHAGDRRAYQDMLLRHAARSGIDAPQLWDTTLPDAGYTPPVLTLVQLRDNAADAMQHLGPAYVAELRALLDPSNQRMDLATGQGNRSQDAFAVNAPGAPAMLYVGVRRGDLESDVEIAHEAGHAMHGEWMQRGHASPLQRNGSQWLTEAFAIYNELRFRDQLYQQAQDPRAKAYYLKSLLDDMVLQLFTSSEEAQLEQSIYRGVADNTLGTADDLDALTGRVLARFGQDPERYPQLRNGWIGKRLMYEDPNYLVNYLFAGLLAVQLYVQDQRDPEAFRERYLAVLGEGFDRAPSEQVAQLLGHLPDWPALVDADLQVFNQTAARLQALHAQVEAGQGERTQ, from the coding sequence ATGCGCACCATAACCGCCACCATGGCCGTCATGCTGGCGATGGCACCTTTCATCGGCGCCCAGGCGCAGTCGTTGCGGGCCGACGATCGCGCCTACTTCGCCAGTGCGGCAGCCGAACAGGCTGCGCGTGGCGAGCTGGGCAAGCGTGTCCAGGCCCTGCAGCAGGCTTCCGCGCTTGCGCCTGCGCAACGCTTCCAGCAGGCCGAGGAACTGCAGGCGCAGTGCCTGCGCCATCACAGCTATCTGCATCTGCAGGCAGCACGCAACGCGCGCGATCTTCGCCCGGCACAGGCGCTGGATCAGGTGATGGGGCTGTGCAGCCGCATCGCCCACGCCGGTCGCGCGGCGCTGCGCGAAGCACCCGCAGACGCGGCGTGGGCAGCACCGTATGCCTTCCTGCGCGCGCGTGCGCTGAAGGAAGCTGCGGCCCCGGCCGATGCCGCACTGGACGAGGCCGTCGAGGCGCTGGCCGATCCGGCGCTGGACAGTTTCGCGCGGCTGCGTGGGCAGATCCTGCGTAGTGCCGAGTACCCGCAGATCGAGCGTGATGGTCGGCACTGGGACACCGGGCACGACAAGCAGGCACTGGCCCAGCAGCAGGAACGCGCGTTGCGGGAAGCGGGCTGGAAGGGTTACTGGCAGGGCCTGCACTCGCGCCGTGAGCCGATGGCCTCGGTGCTGCTGGGCCTGGTGCAGGTGAACGATGCCGCCGCGCGCCTGCAGGGCGATGGCTCCGCACCGGCGCGGAGATACCAGCGCATGGGCCTGGATGCATCGGCGGTGGATGCTACGCTGCAGGCGATCGAACGCCATGCAGGGGACCGTCGCGCCTACCAGGACATGCTGCTGCGCCACGCCGCGCGCTCAGGCATCGATGCGCCGCAGCTCTGGGATACCACGCTGCCAGATGCCGGCTACACACCGCCGGTACTGACGCTGGTGCAGTTGCGCGACAATGCCGCCGACGCCATGCAACACCTGGGCCCGGCATATGTCGCCGAGCTGCGCGCGCTGCTTGATCCGTCCAACCAGCGCATGGACCTGGCCACCGGGCAAGGCAATCGCAGCCAGGATGCATTCGCAGTGAATGCTCCGGGCGCGCCGGCGATGCTGTACGTCGGGGTGCGCAGGGGCGATCTGGAAAGTGATGTTGAAATCGCCCATGAAGCCGGTCATGCCATGCACGGTGAGTGGATGCAGCGCGGCCATGCATCGCCGCTGCAGCGCAACGGCAGCCAGTGGCTGACCGAGGCGTTCGCGATCTACAACGAACTGCGCTTCCGCGACCAGCTGTACCAGCAGGCACAGGATCCGCGTGCCAAGGCCTACTACCTGAAATCGCTGCTGGATGACATGGTGCTGCAGCTGTTCACCTCGTCCGAGGAAGCGCAGCTGGAGCAGTCGATCTATCGGGGCGTGGCCGACAACACGCTGGGTACCGCCGATGACCTGGACGCGTTGACCGGCCGGGTGCTGGCGCGCTTCGGTCAGGATCCGGAGCGCTATCCGCAGTTGCGCAACGGCTGGATCGGCAAGCGCCTGATGTATGAAGACCCGAACTATCTGGTGAACTACCTCTTTGCAGGGCTGCTGGCCGTGCAGCTGTACGTGCAGGACCAGCGCGACCCGGAAGCGTTCCGTGAGCGCTATCTCGCTGTGCTTGGCGAGGGCTTCGACCGTGCACCGAGTGAGCAGGTGGCGCAGTTGCTGGGGCACCTGCCCGACTGGCCGGCACTGGTCGATGCCGACCTGCAGGTGTTCAACCAGACGGCGGCGCGGCTGCAGGCGCTGCATGCGCAGGTTGAAGCGGGGCAGGGTGAGCGCACGCAGTAG
- a CDS encoding aspartyl protease family protein, whose translation MRWQRMMFGLLWMLAVPVQAAVGDAASVLARARAASGGEPWLSVQRLQAEGEQSLGGLQGRWQLNQDLHAGRYAEQAQLGAFAVAQGFDGQRSWRRDYGGEVGLLDGTVPRRTAHTQAWLATRAYWSSAYPASRFAGPRTEGHDGKRYDVLATTPDGADPIELWFDTRSGLLGRVVIASARTPTATTLEDYRAVDGLLLPHRIITDTLDAQGRADPRLRSDVQVQRYRVDFPVPDVLYAPPAMADDSYIEDASGTTRVPFDLINNHVYIEAEVDGQPARFLVDTGAINLLTPIAAKRLGLTTAGRLSVHGAGDNASDLGLAQARHLRIGGAHLANPVFHIIDLGQQINSMGVPHDGFIGYETFLRFVTTFDYGARVLSFTRPGHYQPPANAVVLPFEQDDRAPVLNGELDGIPLRLWLDTGSRNSLSLSSPFVRTHGLLEKYHASEEAVLGWGLGGPGRARPARLGVLRMGSIEVTGLVGDLSSTDKGALALADYGAILGGGVLRRFSMGIDYEAKRLYLVPNAESTQADAFDRSGLWLQAEDGALRVADVASSSAGARAGLHRDDRIVMISGEPIATRKLADWRALLRERPVGTRVGIRYLRDGRQVDTELVLADRVAAGWRAD comes from the coding sequence ATGCGATGGCAACGGATGATGTTCGGCCTGCTGTGGATGCTGGCGGTTCCTGTGCAGGCTGCGGTAGGGGATGCGGCGAGCGTGCTGGCCCGGGCCCGTGCAGCCAGTGGCGGCGAGCCGTGGCTGTCGGTACAGCGCCTGCAGGCTGAGGGCGAGCAGTCGCTCGGTGGCTTGCAGGGCCGCTGGCAGCTCAACCAGGACCTGCACGCCGGGCGCTATGCCGAACAGGCCCAGCTGGGAGCCTTCGCCGTCGCCCAAGGGTTCGACGGCCAGCGGTCCTGGCGGCGTGACTACGGCGGCGAGGTCGGCCTACTGGACGGCACCGTGCCACGCCGCACCGCGCACACTCAGGCGTGGCTGGCCACCCGCGCCTACTGGTCCAGCGCCTATCCGGCCTCGCGCTTTGCAGGCCCACGCACCGAGGGCCACGACGGGAAGCGCTATGACGTGCTGGCGACGACGCCGGATGGCGCGGACCCGATCGAACTCTGGTTCGACACCCGCAGTGGCCTGCTCGGCCGGGTGGTCATCGCCTCCGCGCGCACACCCACCGCCACCACGCTGGAAGACTACCGGGCGGTCGATGGCCTGCTGCTGCCCCATCGCATCATCACCGATACGCTCGATGCCCAGGGCCGTGCTGATCCGCGACTGCGCAGCGACGTGCAGGTGCAGCGCTACCGGGTGGATTTCCCCGTGCCGGATGTACTGTATGCACCACCAGCGATGGCCGACGACAGCTACATCGAGGATGCCAGCGGCACCACCCGCGTCCCGTTCGACCTGATCAACAACCATGTCTACATCGAGGCCGAGGTGGACGGCCAGCCGGCGCGCTTCCTGGTGGACACCGGCGCCATCAACCTGCTGACACCGATCGCCGCCAAACGCCTGGGGCTGACCACAGCGGGCCGCCTGAGCGTGCATGGTGCCGGCGACAACGCCAGCGACCTGGGCCTGGCGCAGGCCCGCCACCTGCGCATCGGTGGCGCGCACCTTGCAAACCCGGTATTCCACATCATCGACCTCGGCCAGCAGATCAACTCGATGGGCGTGCCACACGATGGCTTCATCGGCTACGAGACCTTCCTGCGCTTCGTCACCACCTTCGACTACGGCGCGCGCGTGCTCAGCTTCACCCGACCGGGCCACTACCAGCCACCCGCCAACGCGGTGGTGCTGCCGTTCGAACAGGATGACCGCGCACCGGTACTGAATGGCGAACTGGACGGCATCCCGCTGCGCTTGTGGCTGGACACCGGCTCACGCAACTCGCTGAGCCTGAGCAGCCCGTTCGTGCGTACCCATGGTCTGTTGGAGAAGTACCACGCCAGCGAGGAAGCGGTACTTGGATGGGGCCTCGGTGGCCCGGGCCGCGCGCGACCGGCCCGGCTTGGTGTGCTGCGCATGGGCAGCATCGAGGTCACCGGCCTGGTCGGTGACCTGTCCAGCACGGACAAGGGTGCGCTGGCCCTGGCCGACTACGGTGCGATCCTGGGTGGCGGCGTGCTGCGGCGCTTTTCCATGGGCATCGACTACGAAGCCAAGCGTCTGTACCTGGTGCCCAACGCTGAAAGCACGCAGGCCGATGCCTTCGACCGCAGCGGATTGTGGCTGCAGGCCGAGGACGGTGCACTGCGTGTGGCCGATGTGGCGTCGTCCAGCGCTGGTGCACGCGCGGGGCTGCACAGGGATGATCGCATTGTCATGATTTCAGGCGAGCCGATTGCCACGCGGAAGCTGGCGGACTGGCGTGCGCTGCTGCGTGAGCGCCCGGTTGGGACGCGCGTGGGCATCCGTTATCTGCGCGATGGCCGGCAGGTGGATACCGAGCTGGTGCTGGCGGACCGGGTGGCTGCGGGATGGCGTGCCGATTGA
- a CDS encoding alpha/beta fold hydrolase: protein MRMKATVMGMMLMASAGGASAGEPWKAGERHGTTTVASAVVRDAQYRDALRYTVWYPAPAGSREVALTIGPPDAPLFDVGRAALDAPVAGARLPTLLLSHGNGGSARMMGWLGTALARAGYLVIAVDHPGNNGADTMTLPGSMLSWLRADDLRAALAAVQADPVLGPHVDAERLGVAGFSAGGYTALLAAGARPDLQRLLAFCQAHPDDGVCRPQQEAVTHTMDARIAAASSPELSPWISHANESRAIPGVRAVFLLAPAIVQAFAPEQLSSLRQPVSIVLGEADTVAPPQSNGEAAQALITGAALQRLPDVGHYDFLAACTAAGVQRLPELCSTSVPRTNTHQQAVDAAVRFFADAMR, encoded by the coding sequence ATGCGCATGAAAGCCACTGTGATGGGAATGATGCTGATGGCCTCGGCGGGGGGCGCCAGCGCTGGCGAGCCTTGGAAAGCAGGCGAACGCCACGGCACCACCACGGTGGCCAGCGCCGTGGTGCGCGATGCGCAATACCGCGACGCCCTGCGCTACACGGTCTGGTATCCGGCGCCCGCTGGCAGCAGGGAAGTCGCCCTGACCATCGGTCCGCCCGATGCACCGCTGTTCGACGTCGGCCGCGCGGCACTGGATGCGCCGGTCGCGGGTGCACGCCTGCCAACCCTGCTGCTCTCCCACGGCAACGGCGGCAGCGCGCGCATGATGGGTTGGCTGGGTACGGCATTGGCACGCGCCGGATACCTGGTGATCGCGGTCGATCATCCCGGCAACAACGGTGCCGATACGATGACCCTGCCGGGCAGCATGCTGAGCTGGCTGCGTGCGGATGATCTGCGCGCCGCGCTGGCGGCGGTGCAGGCCGATCCCGTGCTCGGCCCGCACGTCGATGCCGAACGGCTGGGTGTGGCCGGGTTCTCCGCGGGTGGCTACACCGCACTGCTGGCCGCCGGTGCACGCCCCGACCTGCAGCGGCTTCTAGCCTTCTGCCAAGCGCATCCGGATGACGGCGTCTGCCGGCCCCAGCAGGAAGCCGTCACGCACACGATGGATGCCCGAATTGCCGCCGCGAGCTCGCCGGAACTGTCACCGTGGATCTCCCACGCCAACGAATCTCGCGCGATCCCCGGCGTGCGCGCCGTGTTCCTGCTGGCACCGGCGATCGTGCAGGCATTCGCGCCGGAACAGCTGTCCTCGCTGAGGCAGCCGGTGTCGATCGTGCTGGGCGAGGCTGACACGGTTGCGCCACCGCAGAGCAATGGCGAGGCTGCGCAGGCACTGATTACGGGCGCCGCGCTGCAACGTCTGCCGGATGTGGGCCACTACGACTTCCTGGCGGCCTGTACGGCGGCCGGCGTGCAGAGGCTTCCCGAGCTGTGCAGCACGTCGGTTCCCAGGACGAACACCCACCAGCAGGCAGTGGATGCGGCGGTGCGATTCTTCGCCGACGCAATGCGATAG
- a CDS encoding TIGR00366 family protein has product MASTAAVQDGWMARAALRSAAWAEKWFPDAYVFAVLGVVIVALAAMGFGSTPQATASAFGDGFWSLIPFTMQMAFVVIGGYAVATAPVVARFIDFLARVPRTGRGAVVYVGLVSMLASLLSWGFSLVFGGLLVRALARRTELRMDYRAAGASAYLGLGAVWAMGLSSSAAQLQANPASMPPGLVEITGVLPFTETIFLWQSIALTSVLILVSLLIAWLTAPAAGSARTAEEFPGAAQAEPEPLQRRTRPGEWLEYSPLLTVLLSLLAFGWLFNEFANKPVITAIANLNTYNFLFISLGLLLHWRPRSFLNAVAKAVPSTTGVLIQFPLYGGIAMILTHAAGGDGQTLAHRLSSLFVHVASTDSFALVMGVYSAVLGFFVPSGGGKWIIEAPYVMQAANELKAHLGWAVQVYNAAEALPNLINPFWMLPLLGVLGLKARDIVGFTFIQLLVHIPLVLGLLWLLGMTLAYVPPVMP; this is encoded by the coding sequence ATGGCCTCGACGGCAGCAGTACAGGACGGCTGGATGGCGCGCGCAGCATTGCGCTCGGCCGCCTGGGCGGAAAAGTGGTTCCCCGACGCGTACGTGTTCGCGGTGCTGGGCGTGGTCATCGTCGCACTGGCCGCGATGGGCTTCGGCTCGACTCCGCAGGCCACCGCCAGCGCCTTCGGCGACGGCTTCTGGAGCCTGATTCCCTTCACCATGCAGATGGCCTTCGTGGTCATCGGTGGCTACGCGGTGGCGACCGCGCCGGTGGTCGCACGCTTCATCGACTTCCTGGCCCGGGTGCCGCGCACCGGTCGTGGCGCGGTGGTGTACGTGGGCCTGGTCAGCATGTTGGCCTCGCTGCTCAGCTGGGGTTTCTCGCTGGTGTTCGGCGGCCTGCTGGTGCGCGCGCTGGCCCGCCGTACCGAACTGCGCATGGACTACCGCGCGGCCGGTGCGTCGGCGTATCTTGGCCTGGGTGCGGTGTGGGCGATGGGGCTGAGTTCGTCGGCCGCACAGCTGCAGGCCAACCCGGCCAGCATGCCGCCGGGGCTGGTGGAGATCACCGGCGTATTGCCGTTCACCGAAACCATCTTCCTGTGGCAGTCGATCGCGCTGACCTCGGTACTGATCCTGGTCTCGCTGCTGATCGCCTGGCTGACCGCACCCGCCGCCGGCAGCGCCCGCACCGCCGAGGAGTTCCCTGGCGCTGCACAGGCCGAGCCGGAACCGCTGCAGCGACGCACGCGCCCAGGCGAATGGCTGGAGTACAGCCCGCTGCTGACCGTGCTGCTCTCGCTGCTGGCGTTCGGCTGGCTGTTCAACGAGTTCGCCAACAAGCCGGTGATCACGGCGATCGCCAACCTCAACACCTACAACTTCCTGTTCATTTCGCTGGGCCTGCTGCTGCATTGGCGCCCGCGCAGTTTCCTCAACGCGGTGGCCAAGGCGGTGCCCAGCACCACCGGCGTGCTGATCCAGTTCCCGCTGTACGGTGGCATCGCGATGATCCTCACCCACGCCGCCGGTGGTGACGGGCAGACCCTGGCGCACCGGCTGTCGAGCCTGTTCGTACACGTGGCCAGCACCGATTCGTTCGCGCTGGTGATGGGCGTCTATTCGGCGGTGCTGGGCTTCTTCGTGCCGTCCGGTGGCGGCAAGTGGATCATCGAGGCGCCGTACGTGATGCAGGCTGCCAACGAACTGAAGGCGCACCTGGGCTGGGCGGTTCAGGTCTACAACGCGGCCGAAGCGCTGCCAAACCTGATCAATCCGTTCTGGATGCTGCCGTTGCTGGGCGTGCTGGGGCTGAAGGCACGCGACATCGTGGGCTTCACCTTCATCCAGCTGCTGGTGCACATCCCGCTGGTGCTGGGCCTGCTGTGGCTGCTGGGCATGACCCTGGCGTATGTGCCACCGGTGATGCCCTGA